The following proteins are encoded in a genomic region of Sebastes fasciatus isolate fSebFas1 chromosome 12, fSebFas1.pri, whole genome shotgun sequence:
- the LOC141778455 gene encoding protein rapunzel-like produces the protein MTSSLERVVAEKKEAIEAVMDMFQKGAEVLASAVGELFPLCEAAAPVLRLALDNVQSKEVFYVKQQFLTVRNKLDVLSAQLEDIDCEIKKGRLDSQYFTVEENIRNQFRKYMDILEAKQQFREVKKRLFVEHFAKTGGEKNLFVLYDALMGTNSFGESVLDLVERYVARNRRLLEDFCVRMKELFCLGLIALLGHCALTQGQEEEDDKIQEWSSKIEEVESRMKTTIESCVAAFPEQAKSDAKLLLQEKEEENLQDTTQQLLEFLVKKYDWVSWSVRLINHSGSTYRNWRAGEHFHHVAGQNWFEVLQVNNINLVVSYSTKPQPVPHDCIRQVMEDQGKKGKAPAVVEVLEKQLCGFVVHAVSRHKESAAAWSFPEDCHYWERHKNVAVCVHSE, from the exons ATGACCAGCTCGTTGGAGAGGGTTGTGGCCGAGAAGAAGGAGGCCATCGAGGCGGTGATGGATATGTTTCAGAAAGGTGCCGAGGTGTTGGCGAGCGCTGTGGGCGAGCTCTTCCCCCTCTGTGAGGCCGCCGCCCCGGTTCTCCGTCTGGCCTTGGACAATGTCCAAAGCAAGGAGGTCTTTTATGTCAAACAGCAGTTCCTGACGGTGAGGAACAAGCTTGACGTGCTCTCCGCCCAACTGGAAGACATCGACTGCGAGATCAAGAAGGGGAGACTGGACTCCCAGTACTTTACGGTGGAGGAGAACATTAGGAACCAGTTCCGGAAGTATATGGACATCCTGGAGGCAAAACAGCAGTTCAGGGAGGTGAAGAAAAGACTTTTTGTTGAGCACTTTGCCAAAACTGGAGGAGAGAAGAACCTGTTTGTGCTGTATGATGCTCTGATGGGGACAAACAGCTTTGGAGAGTCGGTTTTAGATTTGGTTGAAAG GTACGTAGCGAGGAACCGTCGTCTCCTGGAAGATTTCTGTGTCCGGATGAAGGAGCTCTTCTGTTTGGGCCTGATTGCTCTGCTGGGCCACTGTGCCTTAACCCAGGGCCAAGAGGAAGAAGACGACAAAATCCAAGAGTGGAGCAGCAAAATTGAGGAAGTAGAGTCCAGGATGAAGACAACCATCGAGTCCTGTGTCGCCGCCTTCCCAGAGCAAGCAAAATCAGACGCCAAGCTCCTCCTGcaagaaaaggaagaagagaaTCTGCAAGATACGACTCAGCAGCTTCTTGAGTTCTTGGTGAAAAAGTACGATTGGGTGAGCTGGTCAGTGCGGCTAATCAACCACTCAGGGAGTACCTACCGGAACTGGCGAGCAGGGGAGCACTTTCACCACGTAGCGGGACAGAACTGGTTCGAGGTGCTCCAGGTGAACAACATCAACCTGGTGGTGTCGTACAGCACTAAACCCCAGCCGGTGCCTCACGACTGCATCCGGCAGGTGATGGAGGACCAGGGGAAGAAGGGAAAAGCCCCGGCGGTGGTGGAGGTGTTGGAGAAGCAGCTGTGCGGGTTCGTCGTTCACGCCGTCAGTCGCCACAAGGAGTCTGCAGCTGCGTGGAGCTTCCCGGAGGACTGTCACTACTGGGAGAGACACAAGAATGTGGCCGTGTGCGTGCACTCAGAGTAA